GTCCAGATAGGTGCTCTCACTCTTTCTGTTGAAGAATTCATTGATATTGTATTTCCCAATTTTGCCAATGAAATAGAAAGAGAAATTCTGCAAATTGCTGAAACTCTTGATATTAAAGATGTTTGGGTAAACATTAAAAATATAATTGACAGCAATGAATTTGAGCATCCTTTAATGATAGCTCTTTATCAAAATGAATTATTAAGAGAAATTATTGGCCCTGAATATTCATTTATCGATCGCTATCCGAAAGTATATAATCACATTTTTCGGATAATTCTTCCTGCATTGATAGAAAAAATTAATAAAAATCAGAAAAATTTAGATGATTCTGCCTATTTATCCATCGGTTTAATTGGTGCATCTTATGGACAGGAACTAATTACTATTTTAAAATACCTCTTTCCCTATTTATCTAAAACTGAAGCCTCCGAAAAAATAACATTGAATATTGATGTTTTAAATAAACCTAATATTATATTTGAAAAATTAAAAAACAATCTTTTAATGTATCCTAAAACAGTAATTTCCCAATATATGTCTCCAGAGGAAGTAAGGTTTTATTTTAGAGAGTTAAATTCGGACTATTTATGTTTTTCTGATTTAATTTTGCAACAAATTAATTTTATCAATTTAGATTTGTTAGATAAGAATAATTTAGAAGAGTTTACAGTCCAAAAGTATAATTTAATTTTTCTCCATAATGTTGTGCAATATTTAGAGCCTAAAAAAGGTGAAAATTTAAATTTTGTTTGTCAGTTTCTAGATTCTATACTTCATGAAGGGGGGATGATTTCTCTAATAAATGAGAGTAAAGTGATTAATAGCTATGTCACTAGTTCCTTTGAACAGCTTTATCAATTGAGCGGAATATACTCAGAGGAAAAGGTGTGCAAAGCTTCAATATATCAGAAAAATTATTTTTAATACCAATTCTTTATGAAGATGCGCTTAATTAACCCCACCCCAAACCCCTCCCCGTAGACGAGGAGGGGCAATAATTAAGCAAAATTTTATAGAGAATTTGTACTATGCGCTACGCGAACGCGGTTCAAAAAAATTATCCCGCTTGCATCCCTACAAGATATCCTTAAAAAATAACCACATTAACTTGCCAGCATGAACTCCCAAAACCCCAGACAACTGGCATTTCTCACCTTACGAGATATTCACAAAGGCGCTTATGCAGATGTCGCCTTAGATCGCTTTCTTCGCGCATCTCAACTTAACGATGTAAACCGCAGATTTGCTACTGAATTAGTTTATGGTAGCGTGAGAAGACAGCGCACGCTTGATGCAATTATTGACCAATTAGGCAAAAAGAAAGCTGCTCAACAACCAAGTGATATTCGCACAATTTTACACTTAGGTTTGTATCAGTTAAGATATCTTACCAATATTCCGGTTTCGGCTGCGATTAATACTACTGTTGAATTAGCAAAAGAGAATAAATTTACGGCACTTAGCGGAGTAGTAAATGGGTTGTTGCGCCAGTACGATCGCCTTTCTTCCCCCAACCAAGACCCTTTAATTTTACCAAAAAATCCCCTGGAAAGATTAGGAATTTTATATAGTTTTCCTGATTGGATTATTAAATTATGGGTTGAACAATGGGGAGAAACGGAAACAGAACAATTGTGCGAATGGATGAATCAAAGTCCGGCGATCGATCTGCGAATCAACCCTTTACAAACTACAATTGAAGAAGTAGAAACAATTTTCAAATCAGCAGATATTTTAGTCA
This genomic stretch from Phormidium ambiguum IAM M-71 harbors:
- a CDS encoding CheR family methyltransferase — encoded protein: MIDSVSQEDKKLAFKSFVQIGALTLSVEEFIDIVFPNFANEIEREILQIAETLDIKDVWVNIKNIIDSNEFEHPLMIALYQNELLREIIGPEYSFIDRYPKVYNHIFRIILPALIEKINKNQKNLDDSAYLSIGLIGASYGQELITILKYLFPYLSKTEASEKITLNIDVLNKPNIIFEKLKNNLLMYPKTVISQYMSPEEVRFYFRELNSDYLCFSDLILQQINFINLDLLDKNNLEEFTVQKYNLIFLHNVVQYLEPKKGENLNFVCQFLDSILHEGGMISLINESKVINSYVTSSFEQLYQLSGIYSEEKVCKASIYQKNYF